CTCGTTGGCCACGTCCTCGTTGAGCGCCTCGAATTCCAGCAGGGCGTAGAACGGCGTGCGGCTCTCGAACGGAGCCGGCACGTCGCCACGGCCGAGGATCTTCTCCAGGCAGCGGTCGGAGAAGAACTCGAAGGCGGTCAGGTCGAGCTTGCCCTGGAAGGCATGCAGCACCGGCATGATCGAATCGAAATCCGGCGTGCCGAGCACCATCGCGGTGAGATTCTTCGGCGCACGTTCCAGGCGCATGGTGGCCTCGACCACGAAGCCCAGGGTGCCTTCGGCGCCGATGAACAGTTGGCGCAGGTCATAGCCGGTGGCGTTCTTGACCAGGTCGCGGTTGAGCTCCAGCAGCTCGCCAGTGCCGGTGACCACCTTGAGGCCGGCGACCCAGTTGCGGGTCATGCCGTAGCGAATCACCTTGATACCGCCGGCATTGGTGCCGATATTGCCGCCGATCTGGCTGGAGCCGCTCGATGCGAAGTCCACCGGGTAGTACAGGCCCTTTTCCTCGGCGAACAATTGCAGTTGCTTGGTCACCACGCCCGGCTGGCAGACCACGGTGCGGTCGTATTCGTTGAAGGCGACGATGCGGTTCATGTAGTCGAAGGACACCACCACCTCACCATTGGCCGCCACGGCAGCAGCGGAGAGGCCGGTACGGCCACCCGAGGGCACCAGGGCGATCTTGTGCTGATTGGCCCAGCGCACGATGGCCTGCACCTGTTCGGTGCTCTTGGGGAAGACGATGGCCGAAGGCGCGGGCGCGTACTGCTTGGTCCAGTCCTTGCCATAGGTTTCCAGGGAATCGGCGTCGGTCAGCACCTTGCCGGGCTCGACCAGGGTCTTCAGCTCTTCGATCTGCACCGCAGTAGTCATCAAGTGAACTCTCAAAGGATTCATGGTCGCCCTGAGAACCATTCAGGTCGCAACCGAGCATTGAAAAAGGCGAACATGCTAGCATACGCACCCCGCGAATCGTGACATGCAGCGATCTGCGGGTGCTGGCTGATTTTCTCAGCCCTTCCCTGAAAACATCCCGTGGGACACAGGTACTCCGATGAGCAAGACCTCTCTCGAAAAGAGCAAGATCAAGTTCCTTCTTCTCGAAGGCGTGCACCAGAACGCCGTGGATACGTTGAAGGCCGCCGGTTACACCAACATCGAGTACCTCAAGACTGCCCTGTCAGG
The genomic region above belongs to Pseudomonas sp. GOM7 and contains:
- a CDS encoding FAD-binding oxidoreductase, which codes for MTTAVQIEELKTLVEPGKVLTDADSLETYGKDWTKQYAPAPSAIVFPKSTEQVQAIVRWANQHKIALVPSGGRTGLSAAAVAANGEVVVSFDYMNRIVAFNEYDRTVVCQPGVVTKQLQLFAEEKGLYYPVDFASSGSSQIGGNIGTNAGGIKVIRYGMTRNWVAGLKVVTGTGELLELNRDLVKNATGYDLRQLFIGAEGTLGFVVEATMRLERAPKNLTAMVLGTPDFDSIMPVLHAFQGKLDLTAFEFFSDRCLEKILGRGDVPAPFESRTPFYALLEFEALNEDVANEALATFEHCVEQGWVLDGVMSQSEQQLQNLWKLREYISETISHWTPYKNDISVTVGQVPAFLKDIDDIVSANYPDFDVLWYGHIGDGNLHLNILKPENLAKEDFFAKCAVVNKWVFEIVEKYNGSISAEHGVGMTKRDYLQYSRSPAEIACMKAIKAVFDPNGIMNPGKIFN